In Levilactobacillus brevis, the genomic window ACGACGACCACATCAAGGTGCCGCCGTTGGCCGTGGACCTAGCGGCGACGGATAGCGATAACGATGCCATGGTGGCCCGGCGCTATGCGAGTCAGAACCGGCTCATGGCGACGATCACCCAGGGAGATACGGCGCGGTTACCGGAGATGTTGGCCAACACGCGTAGTTTAGATATTGAGACGTTCTTCTCGCGGGTCCCCAATCGGCGGTTGCGATCGGCCAAGAACATTCTCTACGTCTTTAATACCATGTGCCGGATCGCGGCCGAGCGTGGCAATATCAGCCCGGTGATTTTGGACCGCGTTTCCAGCCACTATGCCGTTGAGATTGAACAGCTCCGGTCGCTGGCACACCACCAGCGCCTGACGGATGAGATGGCGATGCAATACTGCGAAATTGTGGCCGCTCGTCGTGAGAATCACTACAGCCGTAAGGTGAATCAGGCCCTACAATTCATCTATCGCCACTATCAAGCGGATCTGAGTCTAGCGGAAATCGCCAGCGCCGCGCAGGCCGCGCCAACCTATCTGTCACGACGCTTCAAGCAGGAGACTGACGAGACCATCTTTGAATTTATCAACCGGTACCGCGTGCAGATGGCCCAGCAGTTCCTGCGTCACCGCCCCGAATCCGTGACGGACGTGGCGTTTCGCGTGGGTTTCAACAACGTGACCTACTTCAACCGTACGTTCAAACGGTATACGGGGATGACACCGCTGGCCTATCTGCGCGGTAGTACACCGACTGTGCAGAAGTAAGGGTGGTCCTGAACCATTTGGCGGTTAAAACGAAAGTTCTAGGCGGTAGCGACCAGTCATGTTATGCTGAAACAGCATAACCGGCAGAAAACGAGATTATTGAAAAACAAATAAA contains:
- a CDS encoding helix-turn-helix transcriptional regulator, coding for MQWAEMKMIAADLAQISGVSMRLCDTQLTTLQLSGDDAPFPVFRTLPTTCQRVERAITAQGDFLALGIFVDQRLMGYLIAGPCVTESHRLARIMGRCVLGAGSEVTLHDDHIKVPPLAVDLAATDSDNDAMVARRYASQNRLMATITQGDTARLPEMLANTRSLDIETFFSRVPNRRLRSAKNILYVFNTMCRIAAERGNISPVILDRVSSHYAVEIEQLRSLAHHQRLTDEMAMQYCEIVAARRENHYSRKVNQALQFIYRHYQADLSLAEIASAAQAAPTYLSRRFKQETDETIFEFINRYRVQMAQQFLRHRPESVTDVAFRVGFNNVTYFNRTFKRYTGMTPLAYLRGSTPTVQK